One genomic window of Oncorhynchus clarkii lewisi isolate Uvic-CL-2024 chromosome 5, UVic_Ocla_1.0, whole genome shotgun sequence includes the following:
- the LOC139410029 gene encoding hydroxycarboxylic acid receptor 2-like has protein sequence MANFTTTEDDCCAFESPILDHVLPPILVLEFMFGLMGNVVALWMFIFHMDTWKPNSVYLTQLAVADSIVLFCLPFRADYYRRGKHWIHGDVMCRIMLFMLTANRGAGIFFLTAVAVDRYLKIVHPMNKINRMGLNYALWVSLGLWGMIIAATGYLLTNKHLFYRNNQTQCESFNICMGFSPLSTWHNTLYVTQFFLPTAIVTFCTVCITWQLKNKTIDTGGKIKRAVQFVMAVALIFIICFFPSTVSRIAVWILKVWYNECHYFKEASLAFYTSVCFTYFNSVLNPIVYYFSSSAFSGNFQKLFNRLLGRKEEEAPPASPETGTEISSANTVSGRSSNFQSQVQGEGLYSQSVSDLFIVM, from the coding sequence ATGGCAAACTTCACTACTACAGAAGATGACTGCTGCGCCTTTGAGTCTCCCATCCTGGACCATGTCCTGCCTCCCATCCTGGTGCTGGAGTTCATGTTTGGGCTGATGGGGAATGTTGTGGCTCTGTGGATGTTTATTTTCCACATGGACACCTGGAAGCCCAACTCTGTCTACCTCACACAGCTGGCCGTTGCCGACTCCATAGTCCTGTTCTGTCTTCCATTCAGAGCCGACTACTACCGACGCGGCAAGCACTGGATCCATGGTGATGTCATGTGCCGGATTATGCTGTTCATGTTGACGGCCAACCGCGGCGCTGGCATCTTCTTCCTCACTGCAGTGGCTGTCGACCGTTACCTCAAGATCGTTCACCCCATGAACAAAATCAACCGGATGGGCCTGAATTATGCTCTGTGGGTGTCTCTGGGCCTGTGGGGGATGATCATCGCTGCAACCGGGTACCTGCTGACCAACAAACACTTATTCTACCGCAACAACCAGACACAGTGCGAGAGCTTCAACATCTGCATGGGCTTCAGCCCGCTGTCTACGTGGCACAACACCTTATACGTGACCCAGTTCTTCTTGCCCACCGCCATTGTCACCTTCTGCACGGTCTGCATCACCTGGCAGCTGAAGAACAAGACGATTGACACCGGGGGGAAGATCAAACGTGCGGTGCAGTTTGTCATGGCCGTGGCACTCATCTTCATAATTTGCTTCTTCCCCAGTACAGTGTCTCGGATCGCTGTGTGGATCCTCAAGGTCTGGTACAACGAGTGCCATTATTTCAAAGAGGCCAGTTTGGCGTTCTACACCTCTGTGTGTTTCACCTACTTCAACAGCGTGCTGAACCCCATCGTGTACTATTTCTCCAGCTCTGCCTTCAGTGGGAACTTCCAGAAGCTGTTCAACAGACTGctggggaggaaagaggaggaggcacCGCCAGCCTCGCCTGAGACTGGGACCGAGATCAGCAGTGCAAATACAGTGTCAGGGAGGAGTAGTAACTTCCAATCACAGGTCCAGGGTGAGGGTCTATACTCGCAAAGCGTCTCAGACTTATTCATTGTGATGTAA
- the LOC139409690 gene encoding density-regulated protein-like produces the protein MIVKVVGFPECSLPTEYCECMPEPSKCRQWLEKNFPDVFARMSVGPVGNASKQDTGGVEVPLVGEEDEKKKQKRGGRGQIKQKKKTVPQKITIAKIPRAKKKYVTRVCGMNTFDIDLKEAQRFFAQKFSCGASVDDNSIEDLGEVKK, from the exons ATGATTGTCAAGGTTGTTGGTTTTCCAGAGTGCTCCTTGCCAACAGAGTACTGTGAGTGCATGCCTGAGCCATCCAAATGCAGGCAGTGGCTGGAGAAGAACTTCCCAGATGTGTTTGCCAGGATGAGTGTAGGT CCGGTAGGAAATGCTTCCAAGCAGGACACTGGCGGTGTAGAGGTGCCCCTTGTTGGAGAGGAGGATGaaaagaagaagcagaagagAG GTGGCAGAGGACAGATCAAACAGAAAAAGAAGACTGTCCCTCAGAAAATAACGATAGCTAAAATCCCCCGTGCCAAGAAGAAATATGTCACCCGAGTCTGTGGAATGAACACCTTTG ACATTGACCTTAAAGAGGCTCAGAGATTCTTTGCCCAGAAGTTCTCCTGCGGCGCCTCt GTGGATGACAACAGCATTGAAGATCTTGGAGAAGTCAAGAAGTGA
- the LOC139410030 gene encoding hydroxycarboxylic acid receptor 2-like — translation MANFTTTEDDCCAFESPILDHVLPPILVLEFMFGLMGNVVALWMFIFHMDTWKPNSVYLTQLAVADSIVLFWLPFRADYYRRGEHWIHGDAMCRIMLFMLMANRGAGIFFLTAVAVDRYLKIVHPMNKINRMGLNYALWVSLGLWGMIIAGTGYLLTNKHLFYRNNQTQCESFNICMGFSPLSTWHNTLYVTQFFLPTAIVTFCTVCITWQLKNKTIDTGGKIKRAVQFVMAVALIFIICFFPSTVSRIAVWILKAWYNECHYFKEASLAFYTSVCFTYFNSVLNPIVYYFSSSAFSGNFQKLFNRLLGRKEDEAPPASPETGTEISSANTVSGRSSNFQSQVQGEGLYSQSVSDLFIVM, via the coding sequence ATGGCAAACTTCACTACTACAGAAGATGACTGCTGCGCCTTTGAGTCTCCCATCCTGGACCATGTCCTGCCTCCCATCCTGGTACTGGAGTTCATGTTTGGGCTGATGGGAAATGTTGTGGCTCTGTGGATGTTTATTTTCCACATGGACACCTGGAAGCCCAACTCTGTCTACCTCACACAGCTGGCCGTTGCCGACTCCATCGTCCTGTTCTGGCTTCCATTCAGAGCCGACTACTACCGACGCGGGGAGCACTGGATCCATGGTGATGCCATGTGCCGGATTATGCTGTTCATGTTGATGGCCAACCGCGGCGCTGGCATCTTCTTCCTCACTGCAGTGGCTGTCGACCGTTACCTCAAGATCGTTCACCCCATGAACAAGATCAACCGGATGGGCCTGAATTATGCTCTGTGGGTGTCTCTGGGCCTGTGGGGGATGATCATCGCTGGAACCGGGTACCTGCTGACCAACAAACACTTATTCTACCGCAACAACCAGACACAGTGCGAGAGCTTCAACATCTGCATGGGCTTCAGCCCGCTGTCTACGTGGCACAACACCTTATACGTGACCCAGTTCTTCTTGCCCACCGCCATTGTCACCTTCTGCACGGTCTGCATCACCTGGCAGCTGAAGAACAAGACGATTGACACCGGGGGGAAGATCAAACGTGCGGTGCAGTTTGTCATGGCCGTGGCACTCATCTTCATAATTTGCTTCTTCCCCAGTACAGTGTCTCGGATCGCTGTGTGGATCCTCAAGGCCTGGTACAACGAGTGCCATTATTTCAAAGAGGCCAGTTTGGCGTTCTACACCTCTGTGTGTTTCACCTACTTCAACAGCGTGCTGAACCCCATCGTGTACTACTTCTCCAGCTCTGCCTTCAGTGGGAACTTCCAGAAGCTGTTCAACAGACTGCTGGGGAGGAAAGAGGACGAGGCACCGCCAGCCTCGCCTGAGACTGGGACCGAGATCAGCAGTGCAAATACAGTGTCAGGGAGGAGTAGTAACTTCCAATCACAGGTCCAGGGTGAGGGTCTATACTCGCAAAGCGTCTCAGACTTATTCATTGTGATGTAA
- the LOC139408840 gene encoding density-regulated protein-like isoform X1, with protein sequence MATTENAETCSPENKGGHHGSADPDTKCPKKVQYCGVCSLPTEYCEYMPEPSKCRQWLEKNFPDVFARMSVGPVGNASKQDTGGVEVPLVGEEDEKKKQKRGGRGQIKQKKKTVPQKITIAKIPRAKKKYVTRVCGMNTFDIDLKEAQRFFAQKFSCGASVTAEDEIIIQGDFTDDIIDVIQEKWPEVDDDSIEDLGEVKK encoded by the exons ATGGCTACTACTGAGAATGCAGAGACGTGTTCACCAGAAAACAAAGGAGGCCATCATGGGAGTGCTGACCCAGACACAAAGTGCCCAAAGAAAGTCCAGTATTGTGGCG TGTGCTCCTTGCCAACAGAGTACTGTGAGTACATGCCTGAGCCATCCAAATGCAGGCAGTGGCTGGAGAAGAACTTCCCAGATGTGTTTGCCAGGATGAGTGTAGGT CCGGTAGGAAATGCTTCCAAGCAGGACACTGGCGGTGTAGAGGTGCCCCTTGTTGGAGAGGAGGATGaaaagaagaagcagaagagAG GTGGCAGAGGACAGATCAAACAGAAAAAGAAGACTGTCCCTCAGAAAATAACGATAGCTAAAATCCCCCGCGCCAAGAAGAAATATGTCACCCGAGTCTGTGGAATGAACACCTTTG ACATTGACCTTAAAGAGGCTCAGAGATTCTTTGCCCAGAAGTTCTCCTGCGGCGCCTCGGTGACGGCGGAGGATGAAATCATCATTCAGGGAGATTTTACAGATGACATCATCGATGTCATTCAGGAAAAGTGGCCTGAG GTGGATGACGACAGCATTGAAGATCTTGGAGAAGTCAAGAAGTGA
- the LOC139408840 gene encoding density-regulated protein-like isoform X2, giving the protein MATTENAETCSPENKGGHHGSADPDTKCPKKVQYCGVCSLPTEYCEYMPEPSKCRQWLEKNFPDVFARMSVGNASKQDTGGVEVPLVGEEDEKKKQKRGGRGQIKQKKKTVPQKITIAKIPRAKKKYVTRVCGMNTFDIDLKEAQRFFAQKFSCGASVTAEDEIIIQGDFTDDIIDVIQEKWPEVDDDSIEDLGEVKK; this is encoded by the exons ATGGCTACTACTGAGAATGCAGAGACGTGTTCACCAGAAAACAAAGGAGGCCATCATGGGAGTGCTGACCCAGACACAAAGTGCCCAAAGAAAGTCCAGTATTGTGGCG TGTGCTCCTTGCCAACAGAGTACTGTGAGTACATGCCTGAGCCATCCAAATGCAGGCAGTGGCTGGAGAAGAACTTCCCAGATGTGTTTGCCAGGATGAGTGTAG GAAATGCTTCCAAGCAGGACACTGGCGGTGTAGAGGTGCCCCTTGTTGGAGAGGAGGATGaaaagaagaagcagaagagAG GTGGCAGAGGACAGATCAAACAGAAAAAGAAGACTGTCCCTCAGAAAATAACGATAGCTAAAATCCCCCGCGCCAAGAAGAAATATGTCACCCGAGTCTGTGGAATGAACACCTTTG ACATTGACCTTAAAGAGGCTCAGAGATTCTTTGCCCAGAAGTTCTCCTGCGGCGCCTCGGTGACGGCGGAGGATGAAATCATCATTCAGGGAGATTTTACAGATGACATCATCGATGTCATTCAGGAAAAGTGGCCTGAG GTGGATGACGACAGCATTGAAGATCTTGGAGAAGTCAAGAAGTGA
- the LOC139408843 gene encoding coiled-coil domain-containing protein 62 isoform X1, whose translation MDQGSRRTFNPNGGSGHSSSHSYFVTPCDPWHSTPVKKKNVGASIEEPSLVSTSAQSEGQKMASQSARSPPSLSPTGSLYTQPPSLSLPLLQDRMPLGEMESATIQRQRRELQLLICELKDRDQELNTMAAAHHKQLTAWEQDRQRVLTLEQRCARLEDELQKRNEVIRAVTKRVHVVEAREKEGHRELNSTQQQLLELGKKQQYTSQHCHDLKEKNQSLNSTVMSLSAQLGSLQVRGEELSTMLRLKDKDVTEATNHIVDLSGRLREMEGSLKESHSREARVLREVEEHKRRYREVRHENTRLKEELQQQVTEGSAQREDIIRLKQEGQLLRRELALSGEGESWKDELLGLARSKQERTESELHCLRQVCENQQNDLQLLQLNLESTREALKQAEGQGLHGSQGDLTCVYLDSPSPSSRSRRSLGLANDSASPTTANEQGVVNGNLGGLFAALDDEDQRSSTNNLQRLLDESRQMVASLERTTLQPLCPSHSPSSNCDAIISLSIGQNSGNSSHGNHSRNCDRHNHSNPDHHPNQSSTYTTRPSQTSRLDGDTPPRNTQPFQRNEEPGGL comes from the exons ATGGACCAAGGCAGTAGAAGAACATTCAATCCAAATGGAGGATCTGGACACTCATCATCACACAGctattttg TCACTCCATGTGATCCCTGGCACAGCACACCGGTGAAAAAG AAGAATGTGGGAGCTTCTATCGAGGAGCCTTCCCTAGTGTCCACCTCAGCTCAGAGTGAGGGACAGAAGatggccagccagtcagccagaagtCCCCCAAGCCTCAGTCCCACAGGAAGCCTCTACACCCAACCCCCCTCcctatctctacccctcctaCAGGACAGAATG CCTCTTGGTGAGATGGAGAGTGCCACCATCCAAAGGCAGAGGCGGGAGCTGCAGCTGCTGATTTGTGAACTGAAAGACCGGGACCAGGAGCTCAACACCATGGCTGCTGCCCACCACAAGCAGCTCACTGCCTGGGAACAAGACCGCCAGAGAGTCCTGACCCTGGAGCAGAGGTGTGCTCGcctggagg ATGAGCTTCAGAAGCGTAATGAGGTGATCAGAGCTGTAACTAAGAGGGTTCATGTCGTGGAGGCCCGGGAGAAGGAAGGCCACAGGGAGCTCAACTCTACCCAGCAACAGCTGCTCGAGCTAGGGAAGAAACAGCAGTACACCAGCCAACACTGTCACGACCTGAAg GAGAAGAACCAAAGTCTGAACTCCACAGTGATGTCTTTGTCAGCCCAGCTGGGCTCTCTGCAAGTCAGAGGGGAGGAGCTCAGCACCATGCTCAGACTCAAG GACAAGGATGTGACGGAGGCAACCAATCACATCGTAGATCTGTCTGGGCGCCTGCGGGAGATGGAGGGGTCGCTGAAGGAGAGTCACTCACGGGAGGCCAGGGTGCTCAGGGAGGTCGAGGAGCACAAACGGCGATACAGAGAGGTCCGGCACGAGAACACACGGCTCAAAG aggAGTTACAGCAGCAGGTAACAGAGGGCAGTGCCcagagagaggacatcatccgTCTGAAGCAGGAAGGACAGCTGCTGCGCAGGGAGCTGGCTCTCTCGG GTGAGGGGGAGAGCTGGAAGGATGAGCTGCTGGGATTGGCTCGTTCCAAGCAGGAGCGCACAGAGTCGGAGCTGCACTGTCTACGCCAG gtgtgtgaGAACCAGCAGAATGACCTGCAGCTGCTTCAGTTGAACCTGGAGagcacccgggaggccctgaaaCAGGCCGAGGGACAGGGGCTACATGGGAG CCAAGGTGATCTCACCTGTGTGTACCTGGATAGCCCCTCCCCTTCCTCACGGAGTAGGAGGAGCCTCGGTCTTGCGAATGACTCCGCCTCTCCAACAACCGCCAATGAACAGGGTGTTGTCAACGGCAACCTGGGAGGCCTTTTTGCAGCTTTAGACGAT GAGGACCAGCGTTCCTCCACCAATAATCTACAAAGGCTGCTAGATGAGTCTCGTCAGATGGTGGCTAGCCTGGAACGCACAACCCTACAACCTTTATGCCCCTCCCACAGCCCGTCCTCTAACTGTGACGCTATCATCAGCCTCAGCATCGGCCAAAACAGTGGCAACAGTAGCCATGGGAACCACAGTCGTAACTGTGACAGACACAATCACAGCAATCCCGATCACCACCCCAACCAGAGCTCCACCTACACCACAAGACCCAGTCAAACCAGCCGG CTGGATGGCGATACTCCACCCAGGAACACTCAGCCCTTCCAGAGGAACGAGGAACCTGGGGGGCTATAG
- the LOC139408843 gene encoding coiled-coil domain-containing protein 62 isoform X2 yields MESATIQRQRRELQLLICELKDRDQELNTMAAAHHKQLTAWEQDRQRVLTLEQRCARLEDELQKRNEVIRAVTKRVHVVEAREKEGHRELNSTQQQLLELGKKQQYTSQHCHDLKEKNQSLNSTVMSLSAQLGSLQVRGEELSTMLRLKDKDVTEATNHIVDLSGRLREMEGSLKESHSREARVLREVEEHKRRYREVRHENTRLKEELQQQVTEGSAQREDIIRLKQEGQLLRRELALSGEGESWKDELLGLARSKQERTESELHCLRQVCENQQNDLQLLQLNLESTREALKQAEGQGLHGSQGDLTCVYLDSPSPSSRSRRSLGLANDSASPTTANEQGVVNGNLGGLFAALDDEDQRSSTNNLQRLLDESRQMVASLERTTLQPLCPSHSPSSNCDAIISLSIGQNSGNSSHGNHSRNCDRHNHSNPDHHPNQSSTYTTRPSQTSRLDGDTPPRNTQPFQRNEEPGGL; encoded by the exons ATGGAGAGTGCCACCATCCAAAGGCAGAGGCGGGAGCTGCAGCTGCTGATTTGTGAACTGAAAGACCGGGACCAGGAGCTCAACACCATGGCTGCTGCCCACCACAAGCAGCTCACTGCCTGGGAACAAGACCGCCAGAGAGTCCTGACCCTGGAGCAGAGGTGTGCTCGcctggagg ATGAGCTTCAGAAGCGTAATGAGGTGATCAGAGCTGTAACTAAGAGGGTTCATGTCGTGGAGGCCCGGGAGAAGGAAGGCCACAGGGAGCTCAACTCTACCCAGCAACAGCTGCTCGAGCTAGGGAAGAAACAGCAGTACACCAGCCAACACTGTCACGACCTGAAg GAGAAGAACCAAAGTCTGAACTCCACAGTGATGTCTTTGTCAGCCCAGCTGGGCTCTCTGCAAGTCAGAGGGGAGGAGCTCAGCACCATGCTCAGACTCAAG GACAAGGATGTGACGGAGGCAACCAATCACATCGTAGATCTGTCTGGGCGCCTGCGGGAGATGGAGGGGTCGCTGAAGGAGAGTCACTCACGGGAGGCCAGGGTGCTCAGGGAGGTCGAGGAGCACAAACGGCGATACAGAGAGGTCCGGCACGAGAACACACGGCTCAAAG aggAGTTACAGCAGCAGGTAACAGAGGGCAGTGCCcagagagaggacatcatccgTCTGAAGCAGGAAGGACAGCTGCTGCGCAGGGAGCTGGCTCTCTCGG GTGAGGGGGAGAGCTGGAAGGATGAGCTGCTGGGATTGGCTCGTTCCAAGCAGGAGCGCACAGAGTCGGAGCTGCACTGTCTACGCCAG gtgtgtgaGAACCAGCAGAATGACCTGCAGCTGCTTCAGTTGAACCTGGAGagcacccgggaggccctgaaaCAGGCCGAGGGACAGGGGCTACATGGGAG CCAAGGTGATCTCACCTGTGTGTACCTGGATAGCCCCTCCCCTTCCTCACGGAGTAGGAGGAGCCTCGGTCTTGCGAATGACTCCGCCTCTCCAACAACCGCCAATGAACAGGGTGTTGTCAACGGCAACCTGGGAGGCCTTTTTGCAGCTTTAGACGAT GAGGACCAGCGTTCCTCCACCAATAATCTACAAAGGCTGCTAGATGAGTCTCGTCAGATGGTGGCTAGCCTGGAACGCACAACCCTACAACCTTTATGCCCCTCCCACAGCCCGTCCTCTAACTGTGACGCTATCATCAGCCTCAGCATCGGCCAAAACAGTGGCAACAGTAGCCATGGGAACCACAGTCGTAACTGTGACAGACACAATCACAGCAATCCCGATCACCACCCCAACCAGAGCTCCACCTACACCACAAGACCCAGTCAAACCAGCCGG CTGGATGGCGATACTCCACCCAGGAACACTCAGCCCTTCCAGAGGAACGAGGAACCTGGGGGGCTATAG